A genomic window from Archaeoglobus profundus DSM 5631 includes:
- a CDS encoding sodium/proline symporter: MNGVLAGMIIYLLILISIGAWAKKYTRTEAEYFIGGRKVHVLAATLSDKASDFSGWLMLGYPGQAFKAGLGAFWAGIGCFFGTLADYILIGPRLRIYAGKFRAITVPDFLEARLRDNTKLIRLIGAIIILIFMTAYVSAQFTAGGKALSEIFGIDVPTGIIITTLIVLTYVLIGGFFAVVWTDVIQALFMISSLVLLAVVAILALGNLENAVNVIESIDPSKVHPFGGAIGLSAVIFAIGYASWIVGYLGQPHIITRYMSVEDPRKLRRPGIFISGIWTAVVLICAFLAGFVGFALAQKGLISVDDPEKVIPAIAVAFMPSWLAGFITAGILAAIMSTADSQLLVASSAISRDLIHKIIGIELSQRWMVNIGRVFVLILSLIACYYALNSSKLVYAMVVTAWGGLAVGFGPIVTLSLWWKRVTKWGGIIGMAYGLISEVILEAVIYGWEFNPNAPGIFGSIGAILNGVPVFFVNFFVTMVVIVLVSLVTKPPSDIVELHEKLFIKVAREKSQAEHVSEFLSKK, from the coding sequence ATGAACGGCGTTCTAGCTGGCATGATCATTTATCTGCTGATACTTATATCCATAGGAGCTTGGGCCAAGAAATATACGAGAACAGAAGCCGAGTACTTTATAGGTGGTAGGAAGGTTCACGTGCTGGCAGCTACTTTGAGTGATAAAGCAAGTGATTTTAGCGGTTGGCTGATGTTGGGTTATCCAGGACAGGCTTTTAAAGCAGGACTTGGAGCCTTTTGGGCTGGAATCGGTTGCTTCTTCGGAACTTTGGCGGATTACATACTCATCGGGCCGAGATTGAGAATATACGCCGGTAAGTTCAGAGCTATAACTGTACCAGACTTCTTGGAAGCAAGGTTGAGAGACAACACCAAGCTGATAAGACTAATCGGAGCTATAATAATCTTGATCTTCATGACCGCTTACGTATCAGCCCAGTTCACAGCAGGGGGTAAAGCTCTTTCGGAGATATTCGGTATAGATGTACCGACGGGTATAATCATAACTACGCTCATTGTTCTAACCTACGTTTTAATAGGTGGATTCTTTGCTGTCGTTTGGACGGATGTTATTCAAGCTCTCTTCATGATTTCATCATTGGTACTCCTAGCGGTTGTAGCAATCTTGGCCTTAGGAAATCTTGAAAACGCTGTTAACGTGATTGAGAGCATCGATCCGAGCAAAGTTCATCCTTTTGGAGGAGCTATAGGCTTATCGGCTGTAATCTTCGCCATAGGATACGCATCTTGGATAGTTGGCTATCTCGGACAACCGCACATAATAACAAGATACATGAGTGTCGAAGACCCGAGAAAGCTCAGGAGACCGGGTATATTCATAAGCGGAATCTGGACGGCCGTTGTATTGATCTGTGCATTCCTAGCTGGATTTGTCGGATTTGCGCTCGCTCAGAAAGGTTTGATAAGTGTAGATGATCCAGAAAAGGTTATTCCCGCTATAGCAGTTGCTTTCATGCCTTCTTGGCTCGCTGGATTTATAACAGCTGGAATATTGGCAGCTATAATGTCTACAGCAGACTCCCAACTTCTAGTAGCTTCATCGGCAATATCGAGGGACTTAATACACAAGATCATTGGAATTGAGTTGAGTCAGAGGTGGATGGTAAATATAGGTAGAGTTTTCGTTCTTATACTTTCACTGATAGCATGTTACTACGCCTTAAACAGCAGTAAGCTCGTTTATGCCATGGTCGTTACCGCATGGGGCGGATTGGCTGTAGGATTTGGGCCTATAGTCACACTAAGCCTCTGGTGGAAGAGGGTTACAAAGTGGGGTGGAATAATCGGAATGGCATACGGATTGATTTCAGAGGTCATACTCGAAGCTGTTATATACGGTTGGGAATTTAACCCCAATGCACCGGGAATATTCGGATCGATAGGTGCGATTTTAAATGGTGTTCCAGTGTTCTTCGTGAACTTCTTTGTAACTATGGTAGTCATAGTTCTAGTAAGCTTGGTAACGAAGCCTCCAAGCGACATCGTCGAACTGCATGAAAAACTCTTCATAAAGGTTGCAAGGGAAAAAAGCCAAGCCGAGCATGTTTCGGAATTTTTGAGTAAGAAATAA
- the priS gene encoding DNA primase catalytic subunit PriS, which produces MELTKLYLMKKFEEYYSKMKLYIPKNFDMREWAFVPLKNFPDFIMVRHISFSNPEELRDFILSNIPAHAYFSSAYYLKPSADMDEKEWRGADLIFDIDYDHLPTKSLDSAKREVFKLVKILENDFGIDSKDIEICFSGNRGYHVHVYDERFRNLGTMERREIVDYLTLRGFKLRGTQFERVCKLIYRYLLNAFKDGRIEKMVDEKAREILRTNLKEIKNGNLNIIPQPLRDELLDKCLRRLAVYVDPPVTADVKRLMRLPNSIHGKTGLKVVLVDLDELEGFDPKVDALAFGDDAVKVRILKRVRVELGGERYILGKGKHVLPEYVAIFLMCRGVALYGH; this is translated from the coding sequence GTGGAACTTACAAAGCTATATCTTATGAAGAAATTTGAAGAGTATTATTCGAAGATGAAGTTGTATATACCCAAGAATTTTGATATGAGGGAGTGGGCTTTCGTTCCCCTAAAAAATTTTCCAGACTTCATAATGGTCAGACACATATCTTTTTCAAATCCCGAAGAGCTGAGAGATTTCATTCTCTCAAATATTCCCGCTCACGCCTACTTCTCTTCAGCATACTATCTCAAACCTTCAGCCGATATGGATGAAAAAGAGTGGAGAGGAGCGGATCTTATTTTTGATATAGACTACGATCATCTACCAACGAAATCGCTGGATTCGGCAAAGAGGGAAGTCTTTAAACTCGTAAAGATTTTGGAAAACGACTTCGGCATTGATAGTAAGGATATAGAGATATGTTTTTCTGGAAATAGGGGTTATCACGTGCACGTTTACGATGAGAGGTTTAGAAATCTGGGAACAATGGAGAGGAGAGAGATTGTTGATTATCTCACTTTAAGGGGATTTAAGTTGAGGGGAACGCAGTTTGAAAGAGTCTGCAAATTGATTTATCGCTATCTTCTGAACGCCTTTAAGGATGGTAGGATAGAGAAGATGGTAGATGAGAAGGCTAGAGAGATTCTAAGGACAAATCTAAAGGAGATAAAGAATGGAAACTTGAATATCATACCTCAGCCCTTAAGGGATGAGCTGTTGGATAAATGTCTCAGACGTTTAGCAGTTTACGTGGATCCCCCAGTTACGGCCGATGTGAAAAGATTGATGAGACTACCAAATTCTATTCACGGAAAAACCGGATTGAAGGTTGTTCTGGTAGATTTGGACGAACTTGAGGGCTTTGATCCTAAAGTAGATGCGTTAGCTTTTGGAGATGACGCTGTAAAGGTGAGAATTTTGAAGAGAGTGAGGGTTGAGTTGGGGGGTGAAAGGTATATACTTGGTAAGGGTAAACATGTTTTGCCAGAATACGTCGCAATATTCCTCATGTGCAGAGGTGTGGCACTGTATGGACATTGA
- the hxlA gene encoding 3-hexulose-6-phosphate synthase yields MPKLQVALDLVELKRAVEIAKEVAEYVDLIEVGTPLIKSEGMNAVRVMKKTFRNHEIVADMKTIDTGALEVEMCAKSGADIVIILALSNDSTIEEAIRSARKYGCKIMADLINHPNPVERAKELEELGVDYINVHVGIDVQMLGYDPIEILKKVVKEVSVPVAVAGGLDVDRASLCVSLGAEIVIVGSNIVKTKNPKESAIKFRKAIDSAKPVEIVRKSLDEEIREILMQVTTPNVSDAMHRAKAIEGIYPIIKGKKVVGKAVTVYTMDGDWAKPVEAIDVAKAGEVIVIKCSGDSSAVWGELATRSCMNKGIAGVIIDGAVRDVDEIVKLDFPVFARKVVPNAGEPKGFGEINVKIVCGGVEVNPGDWIIADDNGVMVIPQKRAYEIARRALEVKKHEDRIRAEIEGGKTLAEIIELYKWEKLK; encoded by the coding sequence ATGCCAAAACTTCAGGTTGCTCTTGACTTGGTCGAACTTAAAAGGGCAGTTGAAATTGCTAAAGAAGTTGCAGAATATGTCGATTTGATTGAGGTGGGAACGCCGTTGATTAAAAGCGAGGGGATGAATGCTGTTAGAGTTATGAAAAAAACATTCAGAAATCATGAGATTGTTGCTGATATGAAAACGATTGATACAGGAGCTTTGGAGGTTGAGATGTGTGCCAAGAGCGGTGCCGATATTGTAATAATTTTGGCGTTAAGCAACGACTCTACAATTGAAGAGGCTATTAGATCGGCAAGAAAGTACGGCTGTAAGATTATGGCAGATCTGATAAACCATCCAAATCCAGTTGAAAGGGCTAAAGAGCTTGAGGAGTTGGGTGTTGATTACATAAACGTTCACGTAGGCATCGATGTTCAGATGTTAGGTTACGATCCGATAGAAATTCTAAAAAAAGTCGTTAAGGAAGTAAGTGTCCCGGTGGCTGTTGCTGGAGGTTTGGATGTGGATAGAGCTAGTCTTTGTGTCTCTTTAGGTGCGGAGATAGTTATCGTGGGTAGCAATATCGTTAAGACAAAGAATCCTAAGGAATCGGCAATAAAGTTCAGAAAAGCTATAGACTCTGCAAAACCTGTTGAAATCGTCAGAAAATCGCTCGATGAAGAAATTAGGGAAATTCTAATGCAGGTAACGACTCCAAACGTGAGTGATGCTATGCATCGTGCTAAAGCTATAGAAGGCATTTATCCGATTATAAAGGGAAAGAAAGTTGTCGGCAAAGCGGTTACAGTTTATACGATGGATGGTGACTGGGCAAAGCCTGTTGAAGCGATTGATGTTGCTAAGGCTGGGGAAGTCATAGTGATAAAGTGTTCGGGTGATAGCAGTGCTGTTTGGGGAGAGCTAGCAACGAGAAGTTGCATGAACAAGGGGATAGCTGGTGTGATAATAGATGGTGCTGTCAGGGATGTAGATGAAATAGTTAAGCTCGACTTTCCAGTATTTGCAAGGAAAGTAGTCCCAAATGCAGGTGAGCCAAAAGGTTTTGGTGAGATAAACGTTAAGATTGTTTGTGGTGGAGTTGAGGTGAATCCTGGAGATTGGATAATTGCGGATGACAACGGCGTAATGGTCATACCGCAAAAGAGGGCCTACGAAATAGCCAGAAGGGCTTTGGAAGTTAAGAAGCATGAAGATAGAATTAGGGCCGAGATAGAGGGCGGTAAAACATTGGCTGAGATAATCGAGCTTTACAAATGGGAAAAATTGAAGTAA